The Desulfuromonas acetoxidans DSM 684 region TAGTCGGCCCCGTCGCTGTTGTGGATCGCTTTGCTTTCCAGTTCAAACATGGCTCCTCCGTTTTACCCTGGTTAACCGAGTACTTTTTTGACGACACCGAGCAGTTTTTGCGGATCAAAGGGTTTGACCAGCCAGCCCGTGAGTCCGGCGGCTTTGCCTTTGGCTTTGAAGTCGGCTCCAGCTTCGGTGGTGAGCATGAGGATCGGGGTGAATTTACAGGCAGGAGAGGCGCGTAGTTTCTGCACCATGGTCAAGCCGTCCATCACCGGCATGTTGAGGTCGGTAAGAACAAGGTCGATTTTCTGGCGCTGGGCAGCGGCCAGTCCTTCCTGACCGTTGCTGGCTTCGATCACCTGGTAGCCGGCACCTTTGAGGGTGAAGGACACCATTTGCAATATGGATTTGGAATCGTCTACGGCTAAGATTGTTTTCGCCATGGAACGGCTCTCCTTTTAATTTATCTAACGTATATCTTTTTGGTTGGTTTTGGCTCTCGTTCAAAACAGCTCAATATCACCTTCGTCCATGTTCTTTTGCGACACCGGGTTATGGTGGCTAGCCTTGACAAGGTCAGTAGACTCAAGGAGAAATCTTTCAAGCTGTTGTATCTGATTTTCAGAGCCGTCCGTCTGTTCAATTTTAACATTAAGGTCACGAACCAATATATCAAGAGACTGAAGTCGCTTATTAACCGTATCAATGACCTGAGTGGCCATGTCTTGAAATTGTAACGACGTGACCGCTTGACGAACCTGTTGAGATACGGATTCGGCGCGATCAGAGATATCCCGCGCACTGCGCTCAACTACGTCATTGAAATTACGAGCCCGTCCCATGGCATGACCAATGTGATCCTGCTCTTCCTGGACCAATTGATCAGAACGCTCGGAGAGGCACTTAATCGAGAGAGTCACGTCTTCAAAGGCTTTTGAAATCTGTTGCACCGAAGTGTCGATCTTTTCACTGAAACGATTGGAACGAATCGACAGGTTGCGCACCTCTTCGGCGACAACGGCAAAACCTTTTCCGGCATTCCCGGCCCGCGCCGCCTCGACAGCAGCATTGATCGCGAGAAGATTAGTCTGATCGGCAATTTTTCGCACTTCTCCGAGCATGCCGAGCACTTTTTGAAACTGCCCTTGCGTGATATCCATTGAGGTCATTAACTGACGAGTCTGTGTATTATTCTCAATGGTGGCATCAAGCAGACGTTGCATAACATCTTCAATCTGCTTAAAGAGCTGCTGAAACGAATCAGCGTTAGTCGTATCATTTCGGCAATCACCATGAATGATTCCCAGTGCAAGCGTTTTTTGTTCTTGGGTGAGATTTTCCAGGGTGGTGAAACTGTTGATCAACTTTTCAATGGCATCGGATAAAATAGTCTGCACCTGACTGTTTTCCTGCTGACCATCCTGACATTGCGAAGAGACTTCCTGCTGCAAACTCTTTAATAAAACCTGAGTTTCGGATAGAAGGGGATGACTGTTATCAATATCGCCGTCGGAGCTAGACCTCTCGCAATTTTTCTTTGAATACGCCAAGCTCCATCCAGAAACCGCAGAAATAAAAACAAAGAGCGGCATCCAAACGGTTTTACTCCACAATAAAGTTCCAGAAAAAACGCCAACAAGGAGTAAAGCACTTATCACAGTTACTTTTTTCAGCACAAATTCTCCAATCAAGGCCAGGAGCTCCCCCAAAAAATCCTAAAAAACATGAATACGAAGACTCATGGCAACGCCACGCTCAAACACATACAAACAATTGAATATATTCACATTAGACCTAATGAAAATATATCCCTGAGCACATTAATTGTCAAAAATTCTAATCCACCACAGCCAGGCCTAATGAAGGCCGCGCCACCTAAGCTATTTCGAAGGACTTACTCAATGTGAATCGGAAAAACTCCTCCAGCATCGGCACATTTAGTGGAAAAACCTTCTTACCCAAGATCAAAGATAAAACCTGATCCCGAGACATCCAGCTATGATCCGAAGCTTCTTGAGTGGCTTGGGGCACGCCCTTAGTCATAACGATCAAAGGTAAGCCGATACACTGGTTCGATTTATCGCTCACGCATGTCAGAGGAACAAAAGACTGTATATCTTCTAAATCGGTAGACTTTGTCATACGGTGAAATGGGTCAATATCCAAGACCTCTAAACCGGACTCTTCTTTGACTTCTCGCCGGGCAGCCTCAAAAATTGTTTCCCCAGCACGAATTTTCCCTTGGGGCAACTCCCACAGCCCATAATATTTATTTTGAGTTGCTGATTTCGTTCGACGTTGCAACAAAATCTTCTTCTGGTCTCCTTCGGAATCTATGGCAATCACTGATACAAAAGGGCGAGCAAAAACTTCATTCACAGGCTTTACTCCTTGGCTTTGTAGAACAAGAATGGTTTATGCGGTTACGGCGTATCCAGAGATTCTGTTAGCGAAGAGCGATGCTTTACTTTCTTCAGTTTTCTAACATCAAAACCCATTTCTTCTGCCATCGCTAAAAAATGACTATAAACATCCTCACTCACCGTTGAAGTTCGCGAAAGCAGCCAGAGGTAGCTATGGTCAGGACCTGCGACAAACGCATATTGATATCCTGGGTCGACATAAAAAACGATATAAGAGCTGTAAAAGGGCCAGAAAAAAGACACCTTGAGATGGCCGAGCCGTTCTGTCTCTTTAAAATAGGCCTTTCCGATGGCCTCTTTCCATTCTCCTTTCTGAACTGAATATCCTCTATTCACCACCCTGATACCGCCGTCATCACGCAAAGAGTATTCAGCTGTCACAGATTCTAAGCCCCGCTCAAAAAAATGATCAAGCCGGGCAATTTCATACCACTTACCCAAATAGCGATTGAGCTCAAACGCCTGTACGGGTTGAACAGGAAGATCGCTCACACATCCTGCCGATGTGAGAATCAGTATGGCTATTCCAAAAAAAGATATTATTCGCATTTCAAAACCTCCGTGGAGTCAAAAGCGTTATCTAGCCGATTGCGCTACTTTTTTAAGACCAGATTCGCTGCAATTGTGTCCACCTGTCGCAGGTCCCCGCACAAGGTAACACCCGGTGGAA contains the following coding sequences:
- a CDS encoding response regulator, whose protein sequence is MAKTILAVDDSKSILQMVSFTLKGAGYQVIEASNGQEGLAAAQRQKIDLVLTDLNMPVMDGLTMVQKLRASPACKFTPILMLTTEAGADFKAKGKAAGLTGWLVKPFDPQKLLGVVKKVLG
- a CDS encoding methyl-accepting chemotaxis protein, with amino-acid sequence MLKKVTVISALLLVGVFSGTLLWSKTVWMPLFVFISAVSGWSLAYSKKNCERSSSDGDIDNSHPLLSETQVLLKSLQQEVSSQCQDGQQENSQVQTILSDAIEKLINSFTTLENLTQEQKTLALGIIHGDCRNDTTNADSFQQLFKQIEDVMQRLLDATIENNTQTRQLMTSMDITQGQFQKVLGMLGEVRKIADQTNLLAINAAVEAARAGNAGKGFAVVAEEVRNLSIRSNRFSEKIDTSVQQISKAFEDVTLSIKCLSERSDQLVQEEQDHIGHAMGRARNFNDVVERSARDISDRAESVSQQVRQAVTSLQFQDMATQVIDTVNKRLQSLDILVRDLNVKIEQTDGSENQIQQLERFLLESTDLVKASHHNPVSQKNMDEGDIELF
- a CDS encoding NUDIX hydrolase — translated: MNEVFARPFVSVIAIDSEGDQKKILLQRRTKSATQNKYYGLWELPQGKIRAGETIFEAARREVKEESGLEVLDIDPFHRMTKSTDLEDIQSFVPLTCVSDKSNQCIGLPLIVMTKGVPQATQEASDHSWMSRDQVLSLILGKKVFPLNVPMLEEFFRFTLSKSFEIA
- a CDS encoding lipocalin family protein, producing the protein MRIISFFGIAILILTSAGCVSDLPVQPVQAFELNRYLGKWYEIARLDHFFERGLESVTAEYSLRDDGGIRVVNRGYSVQKGEWKEAIGKAYFKETERLGHLKVSFFWPFYSSYIVFYVDPGYQYAFVAGPDHSYLWLLSRTSTVSEDVYSHFLAMAEEMGFDVRKLKKVKHRSSLTESLDTP